The genomic stretch TTTGGTATACAACATAGTAAGCAGCTAACCTTTGTCTCTCGATATGTTTTGGTACAATTCTTCCACTATAACCTTTAGATAAACCTTGTTAGACTGAGCTTTTAACTTTCCGCTCCAAATTTCTATATAGCGTGAGTGTAGATCAGGATGAACACTTCCTTGAGTCCAACTCGTATCCAGTCCTCACTGTAATGTCAGCTGGTCATTCTTTGCATGTGTTCATCAATGGACAGCTGACAGGTCCGTGAATATCTTTACTGAACGATTCACTGAAAATAGGCCACTTTTCGTGTGGTGAATGTTTGCTTAGCACATATTTCTCCTTGATCAGGCACTGAATATGGCAGTCTGAACAACCCAAAACTGACCTACAAGGGGAATGTGAAGCTGCGGGTCGGCATCAACACAATTTCGATATTAAGTGTCTCCGTTGGGCTCCCGGTATTCTCCAATCTATCAAGCACTTCATATTCTCTAGCACTAAATTGTCATTTGCTCTCAATTTTGTTTTTGTCAATATCCTAGAATGTTGGTGAACATTTCGAAACATGGAATGCCGGCGTCCTTGGCCCAGTGACACTAAATGGTCTCGATGAGGGAAGAAGAGACCTTACATGGCAGAAATGGTCTTATCAAGTAGTGTTTTCATCATTCTCTAATTATAACACCGCCATCGTACTTCTGTTTAATGATGCTGATTGTACTTTGCAGATTGGCCTGAGAGGCGAAACTTTGAACCTTCACACACTCACCGGAACCCCGTCTGTCGAATGGCAAGAAGCATCTAAGAACCAGCCCTTGACATGGTACAAGGTAAACACTCCAACATAGTTGGATCATTATTCCGAAGCTTTGACCTTAAATTCGGGCCTCAGGCTTTCTTCAATGCACCGGATGGAAGCGAACCTTTGGCCCTAGACATGAGTACCATGGGGAAAGGACAAGTATGGATCAATGGACAGAGCATCGGTAGGTATTGGCCCGGTTACAAAGCATTGGGAACTTGCGGTAATTGTGATTATCGCGGAACGTACAATGAGAAAAAGTGCCAAACTAACTGTGGGGAGTCCTCTCAAAAATGGTCAGTGCCATTGTTGGCCGCCTTTAACATATTGATGTACCTTCGATTCATGATGTGTGCATTGTGATGGCGAATCCAGGTACCATGTTCCTCGATCGTGGCTGAATCCTACCGGAAATCTCATAGTGGTGTTTGAAGAGTGGGGAGGTGACCCTGCTGGGATTACAATGCTTAAGAGGAGTGTGAGCAGTGTTTGTGCCAATGTATCTGAATGGCAGCCATCGATGAGCAATTGGCACACTAGAGATTATGGAAAACCAAAAGTCCGCCTGTTTTGCAATCCTGATCAAAGAATAAGTGCCATAAAATTCGCTAGCTTTGGTACTCCACAAGGAGTTTGTGGAAGCTTCTCAGAAGGGAGTTGCCATGCCCACAAATCATATGATGCTTTTGAGAAGGTAAAACTTTGCTCCTCGTCACTACTGATTGATTCTCGTTGTATTAAATATTTGGGGTACTATCTGCTCAACTCATTGCAGAACTGTCTCGGCGAGCAACGCTGCTCTGTGACAGTGTCACCCGATGTTTTTGGCGGCGATCCGTGCCCTGGAATAATGAAGAGTGTTGCTGTTGAGGTCAGCTGTGAATAGCACAGTTGAAACAAAGCATTCAAGCCATTCAAGATGCTGCAAATCCAGATGCTTGCTCGAAGTTTCACTACACACAAAACACGGTCGGAAGGAGAACATTTATGGGTTTGAAATTCGGGAATTCGCACGGTGAGCAAATGTGAGTTGTGCTCGTAGTCGAGTCCATTGCGTGTGTCTGATGATTGTTTTCGGAATTAGAGAGAACTAGCCATTGATTTACAGACTGAATGCATTGAATTCTTTATTGCCATTGTAATTCATAAGAACGAGAAGCAGATCGTTATGCAATCTCTGAAACTTCTATATATCGGGAAGAACACGACATTTTTTTTCATGGTGGAATATGCTCGTCCTTAGAGCCTCCGCTAATCCGTCCTAGagtcaacacagaggaggtaaatcacggacggttattagtctttggaataatgactaacatataAGGGAGGCCTCTGTAAATTACGGACGGTTAttagtctttggaataatgactagcatataagggaggtatttatctcgattttatcgagatttgaaccccagacctcatgatgatAATACCTTATGCTGTTAATCATTAGACTCATCCGAAAGGACACGATAATTTTTTTTCCCATAAATCATGATCTGAattcattttcaaatttatttttcttacttTATTTATTAGTTATTGTCATTTTATTTTACAACTGATCAAGGTGCACTTGAAATTGTCGAATtccaaaaagaaatatttaaatttcaaatttctcaCAGGGCTATTTTTCATTTTACTTTTCCAGTCGATTACCATGTGACTATTGTAAAAttgtatttcaaaaataataaatcttaaaattagtACCACACTAACGGTAGTGCAATGGATTGTGGTATTATTCTTTCAAATCCGTAATGTTAGTTGACGGGagggataaaataagaaataagatagatgtgatttttaaaactttagtAATTTTAAGTGTACTTTTTGATGTATTTTTTTCTGGCTTAGGAGTTGTCTCGTATTATGATACAGTAAAAAAGGATTAAATTGTCATTTAGATATTAACGATTTGAGTCCAAGACCCTAATTATGGTAGGATGTTTCCTTTTAAAAGGATGTATAATTATTCAGAGCTGCTTTTCCCCCCTCCCGGTCAACGCACACCTCCTCCACCTACCCTCTCTCCCTGCCAAAAGACGCATGTAGCCTtctctatatattttttatttttttttatttcatttaattctgatttaactttaattttttaattaattttatttaaaaataactctcatataattatattttttattttatttagtttaattttatttagtttttattttttaattaatttaatttattattttttatcaatactttatttttaaattttatataaattttatttagtttttattttttaattaatttaatttatttttttttcataatacttatattttttcaattgatttttttaaattttgttttttattaatttttttaatcaatttctttaccaattttttatcagttttattttttttcaataatttttttatatgtttataatcttttatttattttttatttatatttaaaattaaaaaaaatactaccaattaataatgaacacattcataacttaggaacaaacatatttttttcaaatgaagagtacatgtaataatacaaaaaaaaaaagcataaaaacatataaaaatataaatcttaatcaatattgTCTTCAAATTCTGCTCCCGATGCGTTTGGTGGTGGTGCACCTATTACTTCGTACCACAAATGAGCGCGTGTCCCGTAACGAGTGACCcatttaaagggagagaagattatgacatgtgttaatagttggatacaggtaatttaagtgtcaaattaggaatGTAATTTAAAAGAAGgcagtaattttaaaattatataaaataaaaaaaattaaaaaattgataaaaaaataataaacaaaattgattaaagaaataaaactaaataaatattaaaaatttaaaaaataataaataaaattaattaaaaataaaactaaataaaaattaaaaaaatataagtattaatgaaaaaataataaacaaaattaattaaaaaataataaacaaaattaattaaaaaataaaactaaataaaattaaaaatatatataagtattaatgaaaaataataaataaaattgattaaaactttaaactaaataaaaattttaaaatatataaactaaataaaatttttaaaatatataagtatgaatgaaaaaaattaaaaataaaattaattttaaaaataaaactaaataaaattaaactaaataaaaatttaaaaatatataagtatgaataaaaaaataaaaaaaattaattaaaaataaaaaattaaaattaatttaaaataaaaaattaaaaatatgtaaGTATGAATACTTaagtatgaattaaaaaaattaaaaataaaattaaaaaataaaataaaaaaataaacaagaggTTACATGCGTCTTTTGGCGGAGGAGAGAGGGGAGGTGAAGGGGGGTGTGCGTTGACCGGGGGTGGGAAAAGCAATTTACAATTATGAAATATTAGGCTTTTAGGTTATCCACGGTAAGTGGACTGAAAATTTATATAGGACTAAATCGGTTGCCCATATTCAATGTTAGTGTTTATTTTTATTCCCTTAGGTTTGGGAGCTGGGGCTAAAATTGCGCAGCATAGACAGGTTCCATGGGTGTCACGTGAAATGCACGTGTTTATATTCTTGGTATATAGACTCGACTGGAAGCTGGAAAGGGGTAGTCGTCGGGGAGAGAACGGAGTGTCGAAGGAAGCCATCGCCGGCTAACGTGATTCAagtgggagagagagagagagagagagagagagatgagaGAATGAGGAGGAGTGGTCGTTATTTATGGAATCGACGAGTAGTTCCCTTTGCGGCgtcggcggaggaggaggaggaggcggcggaggGCGGTCGAAGGGGCGGATATGGGAGTTCCAGAGGGACATGCTCGCCGGGGCGGTGATGGGCGGAGCGATTCATACTGTGGTGGCCCCGATCGAGAGGGCCAAGTTACTGCTGCAGACGCAGGAGAGCAACGTCGCCCTCCTCGGCCGTGGCCGCCGCTTCCGGGGTATGATCGATTGCATAGCCCGCACAGTCCGCGAGGAGGGCGTACTCTCGCTGTGGCGCGGAAATGGCACCGGCGTCATCCGATACTACCCCTCGGTCGCTCTCAACTTCTCCCTCAAGGTATTCGCTTCTAAACTCCGTCTTTTTTCTTTGAATCGTCCATTTTCTGGCCCTTGAAAATGGGCTATtttgatctaaaatttatttcttttagcaCTATTTCTCTGCCGTCTGTTGTTCTTTTTCTTCCCATCACGTGCTTGGGCAGTCGATTCCAAAGAAACGAATCGATGCCAATGTTATGCTTAGTCTGATTTTGTCACTTCTAAGCAACCTTGATGAAAGGAATGAGTGAGTCTAATGCTTTATCTCGTATTTATTGGGGAATCGGTGCTGATTCTTGGCGATCACCAATGCTAATGCGCTGCTATAATTAATTCTATTCTTAAATCAGGATGTAAGGAATGTATGGTGCTGATGCTTAATCACATTATTCCAGTGAATTGATAAAACAAGATGAATTCTGCATCGCAAGTGAACTCTTGGACGTCTGTTGTCACTAGTGCATGCCATGGAGTTAGGTTCAGAAACCCCGGAGTTGATAAATCATGTAGACTGGAATCATATGAAACTAAAGCAGTGTTGGAGATTAGGGGATAACTTGTTGCTATCAAAATGGGTTACAAGTGAACTCATGAACGTGTTGTTGTCACTAGTGCATGCCATGGAGTTAGGTTCAGAAATTCTGGAGTTGATAAATCATGTAGACTGGAATCATGTGAAACTGAAGAAGTGTTGGTGACATTAGGGGATAACTTGTTGCTATTGAAATGGGTTAGCATGTGGGGTTTGGAATAAATGAAGGATTGAAGGAAAGGTATCTAATCTTCCAGCAAAATGCTGGCTGTATTCTAGAGTAGTACAGGAATTGCTAATTACCTGAAGAACACATCTGAGCAGCCATGGTCTGCAATTTAGGCTAAGGGTGGTAAATAGAGTGTTTGAAAGTGCACACTCACTACTTACTGGGTATTTGTAACATACATGCATGGCTCACGGAGAGAATTCATGCTACCCTTgttagatcattctttagaaaattaTGGTTCCTAAAATAGCATGAATTGTACAGCTGGAACAGCTTCACTATGAGTTTGTTAAATGTTTAATTCGATGATTAGGGTCTCATATCCTCTAACTTATGCAATATAGTAAATTAGTTTTTACACAAAAGTCATTTGATAGAGTAGTTCTTTAGGCACACCTACATACTTTGTAGTTTGTTGGATGACCAATTGTTACCTTACATATCTAGCTCTGCCTACCATTGGCACAACTTATTTTTCAGAGTAATATTATTTCTTAGTTTGTAGAATTCATGCTACCTTTGTTATGCCATTCTTTAGAAAATACTGATTCCCATAAATAATATGAATTTGTACAGTTGGAGCAGCTTCACTCGGTGTTTGTTTAATGTATAATGTACGTATTAGGACATCATATCCTCTGACTTTATAATATAGTAAATTAGTTTCTACACCAAATGCATTTGATTTTGTATTCTGATTCTTCTTTAGGCACATCCACATATACTTTATTATTTGCTGGATGATCCATTGCTACCTCACAAATTTAGCTATGCCTACTAAAGGCACAATGTAATTCTTTTTACAACAATATTATTTGTTGCATTGGTTTCACAGGAGACATTATGGGCATCCATAATTGCACCATCATCCTCTTATCATGATGAATTATCTTAACTGTACTTTCCAGATATGTCTTCCTTGTGCGTGTCTAATTTGTTCTTCTCAATTGCTTACCAAATTTGAACGCAAGAACAAAGAACACATTAATGTTAACTTTTTGGTCAGTTTTGTCTTACGTTATAGATATTTCAATCTCGGCATTTATACTCCTTTACTCAATTGCAAAATATACAAAAACACAATAATACATTTATCCACCACCAATCTGTCTGGCATTTCCAAATACATACGAGAGAAACAAAGTTATGTTAATAATGTCATTTATTCAGTAATTACTCTAATATATGTACTCTTTGCTCTGAAGTCTATCTTGTTATACTAAAGAGGAATGTTGAAAATTGTTTTTGTGCAATGGTAGTGAAGGAGAGTAAGTATTGAACATTATGCATTAGCCACAAAGGATGGAGAACTGTGAAAAGATTGCAGAAATGCCGCAAATTTATATCGCTTGGTAGATTTAAAGAACAGCAAAACTACATCAAGAACCCACCAATCAGATCCAAGACTATCcgtttaaaatgatataaactacatgccagttatttttttttattgttcatTAAAATATCATTCATAATAAAATTTGtacaaagaaattttttaatatagGAGAATCAGAATTTTCTTTCACACCTCTTTGTCATCTACACTTTGCCTTTTCATTGCAAATGAGACTATGACCTAATTTATCATGAAAACCATACTAATGAAAGCTATCTAATTTTCATCTCCTAATCTGATAAGCTAATAGTGTTTAGCAATGAGGTAACTTTAAAAAGGCTGAGGAATGCAGAGGTGAATCTGATTTCTTAAACACAGCATACAGTTCACACAATATTTCAGTTACCATTTCTTCTCAAGCTCTTAACCGCCTTTCCATTACTTCCTAATATTTGCAATTGTCTAATCTCTGGACAGACAGCCTAACCAAATTGAACACTGAAAAAGTGAATTGATATCCTTGTGCTTACAAGTCTTTTTAAGCCTTCCGACACCCAGCAGTGTGAGATACCTCCTGGTTTTAAAAATGGTTCTTTTTTTAAATCATCTTGTCAATTTTTGCTacctattaaaaaaatataattaagcattaattttaatcaattttctAATTGTATGAACTAGTTGTAAGTTAAGGTTTTGGGTTGGTATCCTACCCAAACCAATGGTACaaaatatgaaaaatagtttCTTGCAAAAGTAATTCAGTATCAAGGACACTAATCTATACATGTGAGAAATGTTCAGCTTTACGGTATCTTTGGAACTGAATCTTTTATTTGTCACTACCATTAGATACTACCATTATATGTACTTCTCGCAGCCATTTTTAACTTGCTGTACCAAAGTTAGATTTGCCATCGGTCCTTCAAATAAGCGAATAATATTGTCCTTTTTAACTCTTTGTGCATCTGACTTATCCCTATGGTTTTATATGTCAATGTAACATTCCTCTGAATCACCAAGTAGTAGAGAGACTCCTTTTATGATCGAGTCAGTGGCCTCTTTGCCAAAATGGCACGAGAGTTGTTCGATCTTGCAAAATTATATCTTTTGGTGTCAAACTTTGTGTTCATGTACTTTGCATTAATTCTCTCCTTTAGATGCTCGATGGTTTTGTTTTCTTCATTCGGTATTGTATTCTTTAGTTATCTTGTTCCTCACTAGTTGTTGTTACATAAAGAGCTAAAGCTTTTCTCTGTACTACTCTTGCAGGATCTCTATAGGACCATATTGCACAGAGGAAAAACAGATCATTTGTCTGTCGCAACTGCCAACTTCATGGCAGGGGCGGCAGCAGGTTGCACAACTTTGGTGATCATCTATCCACTGGACATAGCCCATACCCGCCTCGCCGCAGACATCGGCAAGACTGAAGCTCGGCAATTCAGAGGCATCAGCCATTTCCTTCATACTGTCTACAAGAAAGACGGCATTCAAGGCATCTACCG from Zingiber officinale cultivar Zhangliang chromosome 5B, Zo_v1.1, whole genome shotgun sequence encodes the following:
- the LOC121985084 gene encoding probable ADP,ATP carrier protein At5g56450 — translated: MESTSSSLCGVGGGGGGGGGGRSKGRIWEFQRDMLAGAVMGGAIHTVVAPIERAKLLLQTQESNVALLGRGRRFRGMIDCIARTVREEGVLSLWRGNGTGVIRYYPSVALNFSLKDLYRTILHRGKTDHLSVATANFMAGAAAGCTTLVIIYPLDIAHTRLAADIGKTEARQFRGISHFLHTVYKKDGIQGIYRGLPASIHGMVIHRGLYFGGFDTAKDLVLTDDSPLWKRWVAAQVVTTFASLTSYPLDTVRRRMMMQSGLEKPMYDGTLDCWRKIYKLEGLRSFYRGALSNTFRSTGAAAILVLYDEVKKLMRWGGF